Within Ferroacidibacillus organovorans, the genomic segment GATCCACCCACACGACTGAAAGACGAGAGTTCTTTGAATCCAGGTTTACATAAACGAGCCATGGTTCACACCCACATCGCTAAGAGATAGGCCGTTAGATGCCTTCTCGTCGATTTTTGGGGTGTACCAGAAATGTCAATAGTTTTATTGTGATTTCATAAACTTTACACAAAAATAGAGATCCAAATTTATACAGCAACTGCATAACTCATGATAACACATTTATATCATATCATTAACATTGCATCGGAGGTTATAAAAAAAATAGGAGGGTCTACTAAATGTTTCGAAACATCAAAAAGAATTTTGTAACACTTGTTGCAGGTTGTATTATGCTTGTATTGCCCGTGGCTGTGACTTCTGGATCGGCATTTGCAGCTACCCAGTCAACCACATCTAGCATTGCTCCCAATTCGACTGCATCATCTAACTATAGCTGGAATTTGTCACCGAATACGTCCTCTACATTCGGCCCAGCGATCGCAGTCACAAATTATGAGAATGTCGGACTAGAACTCGTTCAGTCAAGTCCAAGTGGAAATACGGTCGGGTGGTATCGGTTAGATTATACAAATGGTCAACCGGCAACAGCATGGAATGTAGTAAATGGAAACCAGACGTCTGATTACTGGGTTTATTGGGATGTTGCCCCTGGATCCTACGAGTTGCAAGTATATAATGCTGGTTCCGGTCAACTCCAAGGAAACGGATATCTCTGGTATTAGCTCTTTTAGACAGCAAATGGTGCCGACGTCTTCAGAGATTTGGAGATATCGGTATACCCAAACTATCCATAAGTTGATTTAAGATGTATTCGCGCTTTTCCTGAGAGATAAGATCGTCAAACGACCTTTTAGTAAATTAGGAGGATCTATGTCTGTTTTGCAGGTTAGCCACGTTTCAAGGTCAGGTTTTAATAAACCCCTAGTTGATAATTTGTCCTTCTCTGTTGGGGAAGGGGAAATCGTTGCTCTTGTTGGTCCCAATGGGGCAGGGAAAACGACAACTCTTGGATTAATTCTTGGTTTAATACGTCCTGATTCTGGAAAAATTGTAATTTGTGGACATGATATGAACCGTGATCGGGTACGTGCACTTCGACATGTGGGGGCTGTATTAGACAACGCTGCGATGTATCCCTATTTGACTGGAAGAGAAAATCTGAACCATTTCGCTAGACTGGCGAACATACTAGAAAGAGAGATGCGAATCTCAGAGGCTGTCGCATTAGTAGGGTTACAAGATTGCATTCACAATAAGGTAGGTACATACTCTCTGGGGATGCTACAACGTCTCAGCATCGCACAGGCTTTGATAAGGAAACCTAAACTTCTGGTTCTGGACGAACCTACAAATGGACTTGATTTATTGCACATTCGATTCCTTCGATCATTGCTCAAGCAACTATCTGCAAGTGGTAGTGGAATTTTGATGTCAAGTCACTTATTGCACGAAGTTGAATACACATGTGATCGTATCGTGATGATTAAAAGCGGAAAACTCATTCGAGAATCGACGATTCATGAATTGCAACACTTCGAAAATAAACCCTTTATTGCTATTGGTGTCAGTAATCCGAGAAACGCCATCGAAATCCTACAGTGTAAAGGTTGGGGGTTTCATATGGTTTCAGATCAAGAAATTCAAGGACAGATCGAGAGTTCTACTGTTCCACTCATCATACGACATCTCGTATTTTCAAATATTGACGTTTTTTCCGCAAAAATAATACCGCGTTCACTCGAAGATTTATTAGAAGAGAGCTATTTTTGATCATATATACATGTTTAACGCTAGGAGGGATTTCTATTCTTCGTGTTTTTATTTTTGAATGGGCAAAATTGGTGCGTCGAAGACGGCTTTGGATCCTATCTCTGTTCATGGTTCCTATAAGTATCTATTATGGATTTGGCCTACATCAATATGCAGTCCGAAGCGAAGCGATGTCACCATCCTACCAAATAGCAGGGTACGAGCAGTATTATTCTGGATTGATGCAACGTCTCAAGACGGATCCGCGAAATCAACAGTTCTATCGACAACAATTGAATAACGCTTCTCTTCAAATAAAAATTCTAAAAAACCAGGAATTATCCTATTCATCGAAAGATTGGACGAAATATCTAAAGAGCGAACTTTTATCAAGATTTAAGTCTGTTCGCCTTCAGGGAAATGCT encodes:
- a CDS encoding ABC transporter ATP-binding protein, giving the protein MSVLQVSHVSRSGFNKPLVDNLSFSVGEGEIVALVGPNGAGKTTTLGLILGLIRPDSGKIVICGHDMNRDRVRALRHVGAVLDNAAMYPYLTGRENLNHFARLANILEREMRISEAVALVGLQDCIHNKVGTYSLGMLQRLSIAQALIRKPKLLVLDEPTNGLDLLHIRFLRSLLKQLSASGSGILMSSHLLHEVEYTCDRIVMIKSGKLIRESTIHELQHFENKPFIAIGVSNPRNAIEILQCKGWGFHMVSDQEIQGQIESSTVPLIIRHLVFSNIDVFSAKIIPRSLEDLLEESYF